The following are encoded together in the Candidatus Poribacteria bacterium genome:
- a CDS encoding TIR domain-containing protein has protein sequence MQKYDVALSFAGEDREYAEALANLLKAGGYSCFYDKNELSNLWGKNLYDYLSWVYKDPARYCVMFLSKHYERKLWTNHERQMAQARAFQENREYILPVRLDDTEIPGIPPTVGYLDLRSMTIEEVYEALDKKLSGTTPKTAATDRMTSKGVEKDTTEYVLLVSEDGKLYFIPVQNARWDSTEISLELLPESPEETAFLRTLRRHINDAFARDVHIALALREDAAWVKPQEIVETTSGSQIVWKVVFNEERRRQNGDPLGEVTFGSFTPERIAEERAKRILLDKKLGELPADFQNRTGPVGLLNETTLEMYVRGTNGFQVSASPIPPLYRSIGKSQGQFEKFARLTSVLYLKLSNTVEEILQFDLRLLNANQVEVKFKGRRHKRFTNEPPYIFEVNGTCQLSE, from the coding sequence ATGCAAAAATACGATGTTGCACTGTCATTTGCAGGGGAAGATCGAGAGTATGCCGAGGCTTTGGCAAACCTGCTTAAAGCTGGAGGATACTCGTGTTTTTACGATAAAAACGAGTTATCCAATCTCTGGGGCAAAAATCTCTATGATTACTTGTCATGGGTTTACAAAGACCCAGCGCGCTATTGCGTGATGTTCCTGTCAAAACACTACGAGCGCAAGTTATGGACAAACCATGAACGCCAGATGGCTCAAGCACGGGCATTTCAGGAAAACCGCGAGTATATCCTTCCCGTCCGCCTTGACGATACAGAAATCCCTGGAATCCCTCCCACAGTCGGGTATCTTGATTTACGTTCAATGACGATTGAAGAAGTGTATGAGGCTTTAGATAAAAAATTATCAGGCACAACACCAAAAACCGCTGCAACGGATCGAATGACTTCCAAGGGCGTTGAGAAAGACACAACCGAATATGTTCTGTTAGTTTCTGAAGATGGAAAGTTGTATTTCATTCCAGTTCAAAATGCCCGTTGGGATTCAACAGAAATTTCGCTTGAACTGCTTCCAGAATCTCCTGAAGAAACCGCTTTCCTCCGTACGTTAAGAAGACATATCAATGATGCATTTGCAAGGGATGTTCACATTGCACTTGCGCTCAGAGAAGATGCCGCGTGGGTAAAACCCCAAGAAATTGTAGAAACCACATCCGGTTCTCAAATCGTTTGGAAAGTCGTTTTCAACGAGGAAAGACGCAGGCAAAATGGGGATCCCTTGGGTGAGGTCACTTTCGGATCCTTTACACCGGAAAGGATTGCAGAAGAACGTGCCAAACGGATATTGCTTGATAAGAAATTAGGCGAACTCCCCGCAGATTTTCAGAACAGAACAGGACCCGTCGGGTTGCTCAACGAAACCACATTGGAAATGTATGTTCGAGGTACAAACGGATTTCAAGTTTCTGCATCACCTATTCCACCCTTATACCGCTCTATCGGAAAAAGCCAAGGTCAATTTGAGAAGTTTGCCCGTTTAACGTCTGTTCTTTACTTGAAACTTTCAAACACAGTTGAGGAAATACTTCAATTTGATTTAAGACTTTTGAATGCTAATCAAGTGGAAGTCAAATTTAAAGGAAGGCGACACAAACGGTTTACGAACGAACCTCCTTATATTTTTGAAGTTAATGGCACCTGCCAACTCTCTGAATAA